One segment of Anatilimnocola aggregata DNA contains the following:
- a CDS encoding NADH-quinone oxidoreductase subunit J family protein — protein MSPLFLAAVDVAKLTIADIVRCPTTWGLVLSAIGLWLILPRAVRHGKTIGGLLLIISLGLFGADLPWLANPAAQGVFWLVAVTTLVSAVGCITAQSPVYSALWFAMSLVGTSGLFFIDGAQFLAVATIVVYAGAIVVTFLFVLMLAQPEGHAPYDRISWGWFPRAISVFVAGCLVAMLTLALSGLKTQAVAEGKAMEARAVAAATAAKNNPEEKTVSAPLAQQPNDILNPNHMARLGGYLFTRHLISLEVAGTLLLAALVGAVAIAIQGKQRDRVEEALSPGANAR, from the coding sequence ATGAGCCCACTCTTCCTCGCGGCTGTTGACGTCGCCAAGCTAACCATTGCCGATATCGTCCGCTGTCCCACCACCTGGGGTTTGGTCCTCTCGGCCATCGGTCTCTGGTTGATCTTGCCGAGGGCAGTTCGCCACGGCAAGACAATTGGCGGTCTGCTGTTGATCATTTCGCTCGGTCTGTTTGGTGCCGATCTTCCCTGGCTCGCCAATCCTGCTGCTCAAGGCGTGTTTTGGCTGGTGGCAGTGACCACGCTGGTCTCTGCCGTTGGCTGCATCACTGCCCAAAGCCCGGTCTATTCCGCGCTGTGGTTCGCCATGTCGCTGGTGGGTACTTCTGGCTTGTTTTTCATCGATGGAGCGCAATTTTTGGCAGTGGCGACGATTGTCGTCTATGCCGGTGCGATCGTGGTGACGTTTTTGTTTGTGCTCATGCTGGCCCAACCCGAAGGGCACGCCCCTTACGACCGCATCAGTTGGGGCTGGTTCCCGCGCGCGATATCGGTGTTTGTCGCCGGCTGTCTCGTGGCCATGCTGACCCTCGCGTTAAGTGGCTTGAAGACTCAGGCCGTCGCAGAAGGGAAAGCCATGGAAGCCAGGGCTGTCGCGGCCGCCACAGCGGCCAAGAACAATCCGGAAGAAAAGACCGTCTCGGCTCCCCTGGCGCAACAGCCTAACGACATCTTGAATCCGAATCACATGGCCCGCCTTGGCGGTTACCTGTTCACGCGACATCTCATCAGCCTCGAAGTGGCAGGCACGTTGTTGCTGGCCGCCTTGGTGGGAGCAGTGGCCATCGCCATTCAAGGCAAGCAACGAGACCGCGTCGAAGAGGCCTTGAGCCCGGGAGCCAACGCCCGATGA
- the nuoK gene encoding NADH-quinone oxidoreductase subunit NuoK, protein MNELSLLYDSLIVGGLLFVIGLIGFLVRRNMIVMFLCVEMMLQGVAVCLVGFGRYHGTLGTPTAWDGQTLVIFMITVAACEAGIAMALILMLAQRTGSLDALIWQDLREEGQPAFVDQRVPEELVEDQVWPTLTPAGREPLPNIDEQQHRSRV, encoded by the coding sequence ATGAATGAATTGAGCTTGCTGTACGACTCACTCATCGTGGGCGGTTTGTTGTTCGTGATCGGCTTGATTGGCTTTCTCGTCCGCCGCAACATGATCGTCATGTTCTTGTGCGTCGAGATGATGCTTCAAGGTGTCGCGGTTTGCCTGGTCGGATTTGGTCGATACCACGGTACGTTGGGAACCCCCACAGCTTGGGATGGCCAGACGCTCGTGATCTTCATGATTACGGTCGCGGCTTGCGAAGCCGGTATCGCCATGGCCCTCATCCTGATGCTGGCTCAACGTACGGGCAGCCTGGATGCCCTCATCTGGCAAGACCTCCGCGAAGAGGGACAGCCTGCCTTTGTCGATCAACGAGTCCCGGAAGAACTAGTCGAAGATCAGGTTTGGCCCACGCTGACACCCGCCGGCCGCGAACCCCTGCCCAACATCGACGAACAACAGCATCGGAGCCGGGTGTAA